Proteins from a single region of Nomascus leucogenys isolate Asia chromosome 21, Asia_NLE_v1, whole genome shotgun sequence:
- the CHST13 gene encoding carbohydrate sulfotransferase 13 has translation MGRRCWRRRVLAAACLGAALLLLCAAPRALRPAFGNTALGSSWLGGERRSPLQKLYDLDQDPRSTLAEVHRQRRDLLSSACSRHTRRQRLLQPEDLRHVLVDDAHGLLYCYVPKVACTNWKRVLLALSGQARVDPRAIPAQEAHAPGRLPSLADFSPAEINRRLRAYLAFLFVREPFERLASAYRNKLARPYSPAFQRRYGARIVQRLRPRALPDARARGHDVRFAEFLAYLLDPRTRREEPFNEHWERAHALCHPCRLRYDVVGKFETLAEDAAFVLGLVGAPGLSFPGPPRPRGAAASRDLAARLFRDISPFYQRRLFDLYKMDFLLFNYSAPSYLRLH, from the exons ATGGGGAGGCGCTGCTGGCGGCGGCGCGTGCTGGCGGCCGCCTGTCTGGGCGCCGCGCTCCTGCTCCTATGCGCCGCGCCCCGCGCCCTGCGCCCAG CATTTGGAAACACAGCCCTGGGCTCCAGCTGGCttggtggggagaggagaagcCCCCTGCAGAAGCTCTATGACCTGGATCAG GACCCTCGCTCGACCCTGGCGGAGGTGCACCGGCAGCGGCGCGACCTGCTGAGCAGCGCCTGTAGCCGCCACACACGCCGGCAGCGCCTGCTACAGCCGGAGGACCTGCGTCACGTGCTGGTGGACGACGCGCATGGCCTGCTCTACTGCTACGTGCCCAAGGTGGCCTGCACCAACTGGAAGCGCGTACTGCTGGCGCTGAGCGGCCAAGCCCGCGTTGACCCGCGCGCCATCCCCGCGCAAGAGGCGCACGCGCCCGGCCGCCTGCCCTCGCTGGCCGACTTCAGCCCGGCCGAGATCAACCGGCGCCTGCGCGCCTACTTGGCCTTCCTGTTCGTGCGGGAGCCCTTCGAGCGCCTGGCATCGGCCTACCGCAACAAGCTCGCGCGCCCCTACAGCCCCGCCTTCCAGAGGCGCTACGGTGCACGCATCGTTCAGCGCCTGCGGCCGCGCGCGCTCCCCGACGCCCGGGCCCGCGGCCACGACGTGCGCTTCGCCGAGTTCCTGGCCTACCTGTTGGACCCGCGCACGCGGCGTGAGGAGCCCTTCAACGAGCACTGGGAGCGCGCGCACGCGCTCTGCCACCCGTGTCGCCTCCGCTACGACGTCGTGGGCAAGTTCGAGACGCTGGCAGAGGACGCGGCCTTCGTGCTGGGCCTGGTGGGCGCACCCGGCCTGAGCTTCCCTGGGCCGCCGCGGCCCCGGGGAGCCGCCGCCTCCCGCGACCTGGCAGCGCGCCTCTTCCGGGACATCAGCCCCTTCTACCAGCGGCGCCTCTTTGACCTCTACAAGATGGACTTCCTGCTTTTCAACTACTCCGCCCCCTCCTACCTGCGGCTGCACTAG